From Pseudomonas sp. stari2, a single genomic window includes:
- a CDS encoding DUF4062 domain-containing protein, whose amino-acid sequence MSYTAETFNVMIASPGDVASERTIVRDVIYEWNAVNSNARKIVLLPIGWESHSSPEMGASPQAIINQQILEKCDLLIGVFWTRLGTPTDEYASGTVEELEKHIESGKPAMLYFSSQPVAMDSVDLDQAAAVKKFKTDCQSRGLYESYDSLSDFRTKLYRHLQLKVNEHALFNDAEQHGLREIIESKTSIPKLSGEARILLKEASLDSHGTIIHVDYMEGTDVQTNGKNLVAEKSDRREVAKWEQAIAELTNEGLIVGQGYKGEIYQVTNLGYQIADMIAL is encoded by the coding sequence ATGAGCTACACAGCTGAGACTTTCAACGTGATGATCGCCTCTCCAGGTGATGTTGCCTCCGAGCGCACCATCGTGCGTGACGTCATCTATGAGTGGAACGCGGTCAACTCAAACGCTCGGAAGATTGTGCTGCTGCCCATTGGGTGGGAGTCCCATTCATCTCCAGAGATGGGGGCTTCACCCCAAGCCATCATCAATCAGCAAATCCTAGAGAAATGCGATCTTCTTATAGGGGTATTTTGGACAAGGCTTGGCACCCCCACCGATGAGTATGCAAGCGGCACCGTTGAAGAGCTTGAAAAGCATATTGAGTCGGGCAAACCAGCAATGCTTTATTTCTCATCTCAACCCGTGGCCATGGACTCTGTCGATCTTGATCAGGCTGCGGCGGTTAAGAAATTCAAGACCGACTGTCAAAGTCGTGGACTTTATGAGAGCTATGATAGCCTCAGTGACTTCCGTACAAAGCTCTATCGACACCTTCAACTGAAGGTCAACGAGCACGCTCTATTCAACGATGCGGAACAACACGGCCTGCGTGAAATCATCGAGTCCAAAACATCGATCCCAAAACTATCTGGTGAGGCTCGGATCTTGTTGAAGGAGGCAAGCTTGGATTCCCACGGTACGATTATTCACGTCGACTACATGGAAGGAACGGACGTCCAAACAAACGGTAAAAATCTCGTCGCTGAAAAAAGCGATCGAAGAGAAGTTGCAAAATGGGAACAAGCGATTGCCGAACTGACCAACGAAGGCCTCATCGTCGGCCAGGGCTACAAAGGCGAAATCTACCAAGTCACAAATCTTGGGTATCAGATCGCAGACATGATCGCCCTGTAG
- a CDS encoding GNAT family N-acetyltransferase — protein MPLLTLPCQRLTLAVLDPDQAPLESAFYQRNQRHLAPWSPIRTTDYFSTEQIRRRLEVQASAFEAGLAVHMALLTPNGEQMIGACNFSGIIRGAFQACYLGYHIDAAHQGQGLMQEALESAIAYMFEAQNLHRIMANYIPGNERSARLLERLGFEKEGYAKAYLNIAGRWQDHVLTARINPGFEAPDQRWSRRLA, from the coding sequence ATGCCGCTGTTGACCCTCCCCTGCCAACGCCTGACGCTCGCGGTGCTCGACCCGGATCAGGCGCCGCTGGAAAGCGCGTTCTACCAGCGCAATCAACGCCACCTCGCGCCGTGGTCACCAATCCGCACCACCGACTACTTCTCCACCGAACAGATCCGCCGACGCCTTGAAGTCCAGGCCAGCGCTTTCGAAGCCGGACTGGCGGTGCATATGGCGTTGCTGACTCCGAACGGCGAGCAAATGATCGGCGCCTGCAATTTCAGCGGGATCATTCGTGGTGCGTTCCAGGCGTGTTATCTGGGTTATCACATTGATGCGGCCCATCAGGGTCAGGGCCTGATGCAGGAAGCGCTGGAGTCCGCCATCGCCTATATGTTCGAGGCCCAGAATCTGCACCGGATCATGGCCAACTACATTCCCGGTAATGAACGCAGTGCGCGGCTGCTTGAGCGCCTGGGGTTCGAGAAAGAAGGCTACGCCAAGGCCTACCTGAACATCGCCGGGCGCTGGCAGGATCATGTGCTGACGGCGCGAATCAACCCGGGGTTTGAGGCGCCGGATCAGCGCTGGTCGCGACGACTCGCGTGA
- a CDS encoding KTSC domain-containing protein, with the protein MEMIAVRSDAMTAVGYDPGTKRTSIRFQQGHSYDFCNVPPAIHQGLMSAASKGSYYNRYIRDRYRC; encoded by the coding sequence ATGGAAATGATCGCCGTACGCTCTGATGCAATGACCGCCGTTGGCTACGATCCAGGCACAAAAAGAACGAGTATCCGCTTTCAACAGGGTCACTCCTATGACTTCTGCAATGTCCCTCCAGCAATACACCAAGGTCTGATGTCAGCCGCATCAAAAGGCTCCTATTACAACCGATACATTCGTGATCGATATCGGTGCTGA
- a CDS encoding ArnT family glycosyltransferase yields MSSRAVTSLFLLAALLFFFALGNHQLQGSTEARVAGIAMEMHLDDDWVTPRLFGEPFLEKPPLSLWLDAGAMRVFGVSPWAVRLASAVAGLLSVMILYGMLRRFGRPKAVAWTAGILLATMASYWSNVRGVGEDALLALGVTTALLAFFQAQRASTPGNSLLFVIGIAIATLSKGVLGLAMPGVVIFAYLLADNLIDKRFKLTEWLRPGLLTALGLIPLLIWLAVLYQHGGAQAVREVLLTNSVGRFSGSFVEAGHYEPFYYYIAKLPEAFLPWNILVYLGLWHFRKQLKTNRYLLFFSLWIVAQFIMLTLASSKRTVYLMSMTPAAAVIAAEYASVLFDRLKDRNSGFVGWIARHRQALAAGILTVVIASYLGAAQWALPKADKELSFLPLTEHIQSLQASGHQVALFQANERVGGASVFYTQSVLKGLDTDAQLKDYLSASPSNIAVMSGDSEPVAPLKVLKTMMVGRQAYYFVGY; encoded by the coding sequence ATGTCGTCGCGTGCCGTCACTTCCCTGTTCCTGCTTGCCGCCCTGCTGTTTTTCTTCGCGTTGGGTAACCATCAATTGCAAGGCTCCACCGAGGCCCGGGTCGCCGGGATCGCCATGGAGATGCACCTGGACGATGACTGGGTGACGCCCCGTCTATTCGGTGAACCGTTTCTGGAAAAACCGCCCCTGAGTCTGTGGCTGGATGCCGGCGCCATGCGCGTGTTCGGTGTTTCGCCGTGGGCGGTGCGGCTGGCGTCGGCGGTGGCCGGTCTGCTCAGCGTGATGATTCTGTACGGCATGCTGCGGCGCTTCGGACGGCCGAAAGCGGTCGCGTGGACGGCGGGGATTCTGCTGGCGACCATGGCCAGTTACTGGAGCAACGTGCGCGGGGTCGGCGAGGATGCGTTGCTCGCACTCGGCGTGACCACGGCGTTACTGGCGTTTTTCCAGGCGCAACGCGCTTCGACGCCGGGTAATTCGTTGCTGTTTGTGATCGGGATTGCCATCGCCACGCTCAGCAAAGGCGTGCTCGGTCTGGCGATGCCGGGGGTGGTGATTTTCGCTTACCTGCTGGCCGACAACCTGATAGACAAGCGCTTCAAACTGACCGAGTGGCTGCGGCCCGGGTTGTTGACCGCGCTCGGGCTGATTCCGTTGCTGATCTGGCTCGCAGTGCTCTATCAGCACGGCGGCGCCCAGGCCGTCAGAGAGGTCTTGCTGACCAACAGCGTCGGACGTTTCAGCGGCTCCTTCGTCGAAGCCGGGCACTATGAGCCGTTTTACTACTACATCGCCAAACTGCCCGAAGCGTTCCTGCCGTGGAATATTCTGGTGTACTTGGGGCTGTGGCACTTCCGTAAACAATTGAAGACCAATCGTTATCTGCTGTTTTTCAGCCTGTGGATCGTTGCGCAGTTCATCATGCTGACCCTGGCGTCGAGCAAGCGCACGGTGTACCTGATGTCGATGACGCCGGCAGCGGCAGTGATTGCGGCGGAATATGCGAGCGTACTGTTCGACAGGTTGAAGGACCGTAACAGCGGTTTTGTAGGATGGATCGCCCGTCATCGTCAGGCATTGGCGGCCGGTATCCTGACCGTGGTGATCGCCAGCTATCTCGGCGCCGCACAATGGGCACTGCCGAAGGCGGACAAGGAATTGTCGTTCCTGCCACTGACCGAACACATCCAGTCCCTGCAAGCCAGCGGCCATCAGGTCGCGCTGTTCCAGGCCAACGAACGGGTTGGCGGCGCCAGCGTGTTCTACACCCAGAGCGTCCTCAAGGGCCTGGACACCGATGCGCAACTGAAGGATTACCTCAGTGCCTCGCCTTCGAACATCGCGGTAATGTCGGGGGACAGCGAGCCCGTCGCCCCGTTGAAAGTGCTCAAGACCATGATGGT
- a CDS encoding DUF4917 family protein, giving the protein MPNIVDWREIRENFNHTILLGNGASMAVHPDFGYGSLYEAANQMGFLDGPVRTVFQRFNTSDFELVLRRLWYTSLVNEAFGNQPGAVEQAYQQVRTALIQTVRETHVTYADAEEHLPNIYRFLKGFDTVVSLNYDLIVYWAMMFGNRTLGRWFKDGFMPRSFRDDWESLREPFGAERSTLVFYPHGNLVLARSETGAEVKLAGGDERLLDVILDSWEGRGAIPLFVCEGTAEHKKSAIESASYLQRVYREVVPSLSDSLVIYGWNISVQDQHVIDQLRRSNVTRVAVSVWNEDAGYMQRAEEALRGIGIRNINFFDSASEGCWIN; this is encoded by the coding sequence ATGCCCAACATCGTTGATTGGCGAGAAATTCGCGAAAATTTTAACCACACGATTTTATTAGGAAATGGAGCCAGCATGGCCGTCCATCCTGATTTCGGGTATGGATCATTGTATGAGGCAGCGAACCAGATGGGTTTTCTCGATGGACCTGTTCGGACGGTCTTTCAGCGATTCAATACTTCCGACTTTGAACTTGTTCTTAGGCGTCTCTGGTATACCTCTCTAGTCAATGAAGCGTTTGGCAACCAGCCTGGCGCAGTTGAACAAGCATATCAGCAGGTCCGAACCGCATTGATTCAAACAGTGCGCGAGACACATGTAACCTATGCGGATGCCGAAGAGCATTTGCCCAATATATATAGATTTTTAAAAGGATTCGATACCGTCGTTTCCCTGAATTATGATCTTATTGTGTATTGGGCAATGATGTTTGGTAATAGGACTTTAGGTCGTTGGTTTAAAGATGGATTTATGCCTCGGAGTTTTCGTGATGATTGGGAGTCGTTGAGGGAGCCATTCGGCGCGGAAAGATCCACATTGGTTTTTTATCCGCACGGAAATTTGGTTCTTGCCCGTTCTGAAACTGGCGCAGAAGTAAAGTTAGCAGGTGGCGACGAAAGATTACTCGATGTGATTCTAGATAGCTGGGAAGGGAGAGGCGCAATTCCATTGTTTGTATGTGAAGGGACCGCCGAGCATAAGAAGTCTGCTATTGAAAGCGCATCGTATCTGCAGCGCGTCTATAGAGAGGTAGTTCCTTCCCTGAGTGACTCTCTGGTGATATATGGCTGGAATATATCGGTGCAAGATCAGCATGTAATCGATCAGTTGCGGCGATCAAATGTTACTCGCGTAGCGGTATCAGTTTGGAATGAAGATGCAGGATATATGCAGAGAGCAGAAGAGGCTCTGCGTGGTATAGGCATTCGGAACATAAATTTTTTTGATTCGGCTAGTGAAGGCTGCTGGATAAACTGA